Proteins from one Bacillota bacterium genomic window:
- a CDS encoding electron transfer flavoprotein subunit alpha, translated as MADIKVHEELCTGCEACLAACPFGAIEMKEGTASITEACNLCGACVPECALEAIEITKGKKEEGPSEEHQGVWVFGEQRGGRVAGVAFELLGVGRRLADELGHPLCAVLLGHNIRDRAKDLAEYGADVVYVVDDQALEKFTDDPYTSVMVDLVKTQKPEIVLFGATSTGRSLAPRIAARLQTGLTADCTGLDIDPESRLLKQTRPAFGGNIMATILCRYRKPQMATVRPKVMKKMERQPGRAALIREVKRGDLRSRVQVLEFIEEMGETVNLEDADIIVSGGRGICAPKNFALIEGLAKVLGGAVGASRSAVDAGWIPYSHQVGQTGKTVSPKVYIAVGISGAIQHLAGMQSSDIIVAINKNPDAPIFKVCTYGIVGDLFHVVPALTEEFKKALSEA; from the coding sequence ATGGCTGACATAAAGGTACATGAGGAACTGTGCACGGGCTGTGAGGCGTGTCTCGCCGCATGCCCCTTCGGTGCCATAGAGATGAAGGAAGGCACTGCCTCCATTACGGAGGCCTGCAACCTCTGCGGGGCGTGTGTGCCAGAGTGTGCCCTCGAGGCCATCGAGATAACCAAGGGCAAGAAGGAGGAGGGCCCCTCTGAAGAGCACCAGGGGGTTTGGGTCTTCGGTGAGCAGAGGGGTGGCAGGGTGGCCGGGGTGGCCTTCGAGCTCTTGGGAGTGGGCCGCCGGCTGGCGGACGAGCTGGGCCATCCCCTGTGCGCGGTGCTCCTAGGCCATAACATACGGGACCGGGCGAAGGATCTGGCCGAGTACGGCGCCGACGTGGTGTACGTGGTGGACGACCAGGCACTGGAGAAGTTCACTGATGACCCCTACACCTCCGTCATGGTTGACCTGGTTAAGACCCAGAAGCCCGAGATAGTGCTCTTCGGCGCTACATCCACAGGCAGGAGCCTGGCGCCCCGCATAGCTGCCCGCCTTCAGACGGGCCTCACCGCGGACTGCACGGGGTTGGATATCGATCCTGAGTCCAGGCTTCTCAAGCAGACGCGCCCAGCCTTCGGCGGCAACATCATGGCCACCATCCTCTGCCGCTACAGGAAGCCCCAGATGGCCACTGTCAGGCCCAAGGTGATGAAGAAGATGGAGCGGCAGCCTGGCCGTGCCGCCCTGATACGCGAGGTGAAGCGAGGGGATCTGCGGTCAAGAGTCCAGGTGCTGGAGTTCATCGAGGAGATGGGTGAGACCGTCAACCTGGAGGATGCGGACATCATCGTTTCCGGTGGCCGGGGCATTTGCGCTCCCAAGAACTTCGCGCTGATCGAGGGCCTGGCAAAGGTGCTAGGGGGTGCCGTCGGGGCATCCCGCTCAGCTGTGGACGCGGGCTGGATACCCTACTCCCACCAGGTGGGCCAGACGGGGAAGACTGTGTCTCCCAAGGTGTACATAGCTGTGGGGATCTCCGGGGCCATCCAGCACCTTGCCGGGATGCAATCCTCCGACATCATAGTGGCCATCAATAAGAACCCGGATGCCCCCATCTTCAAGGTATGTACCTACGGCATTGTGGGAGACCTCTTCCATGTGGTCCCTGCGCTGACCGAGGAATTCAAGAAGGCGCTGAGCGAGGCCTAG
- a CDS encoding electron transfer flavoprotein subunit beta/FixA family protein has product MDIVVCMKQVPETTEVKIDPETKTLVREGVPSIINPFDAYAIEEGIRLKEKYGGTVTVISMGPPQVKEALKEAVAMGCDQAVLLSDRAFAGSDTLATSFTLASGIRKLGDFDMILCGKQAVDGDTAQVGPGIAENLDIPHVTYIKKIREIEGSDIVLERMVEGGTEVIKTTIPLLITVVKEINEPRLPSLKGIMRAKRTEITVWTAVDLGINDSGKTGLDGSPTWVIRVFTPEVRSKGEILEGEVADMTKALVARLRDAKVV; this is encoded by the coding sequence TTGGACATTGTGGTCTGCATGAAACAGGTCCCCGAAACCACTGAGGTGAAGATCGACCCTGAAACCAAGACCCTCGTCCGGGAGGGAGTGCCCAGCATCATCAATCCCTTCGATGCCTATGCCATTGAGGAAGGCATCCGGCTGAAGGAGAAGTATGGAGGCACCGTCACGGTAATCAGCATGGGGCCTCCCCAGGTAAAGGAGGCACTCAAGGAGGCCGTGGCCATGGGATGTGACCAGGCGGTGCTCCTTAGCGACAGGGCCTTCGCGGGCTCGGACACCCTGGCAACCTCCTTCACCCTGGCGTCGGGAATAAGGAAGCTGGGGGACTTCGACATGATCCTCTGCGGCAAGCAGGCAGTGGACGGGGACACCGCTCAGGTGGGTCCTGGCATTGCCGAGAACCTGGATATCCCCCATGTCACCTACATCAAGAAGATCCGGGAGATCGAGGGCTCGGACATAGTCCTCGAGCGCATGGTGGAGGGCGGCACCGAGGTCATCAAGACCACCATTCCCCTTCTCATAACCGTGGTGAAGGAGATCAACGAGCCCCGCCTGCCCTCGCTGAAGGGGATCATGAGGGCCAAGAGGACGGAGATCACCGTGTGGACCGCGGTTGACCTGGGCATCAACGACAGCGGCAAGACTGGGCTCGATGGGTCTCCCACCTGGGTGATCAGGGTCTTCACCCCTGAGGTGAGAAGCAAGGGCGAGATCCTCGAGGGCGAAGTGGCAGACATGACCAAGGCCCTGGTGGCGCGGCTCCGCGACGCCAAGGTAGTCTGA
- a CDS encoding acyl-CoA dehydrogenase family protein, which produces MDYSLTEEQEMVRDLARRVAREKVLEKAAELDEREEFPWDLLREMASSDLFAVSMPEEYGGMGGGVFDLCLVMEEISWACSAVAVSYAASWLGSAPILIAGSDEQKQKYLPGLATGQRLAAFALTEPEAGSDAGGIQTVAARDGDDYVLNGTKQWITNGGEAEVYTVIALTDPKKGPRGASAFIVEKGTPGFTFGKKEKKMGIRASATREMAFQDCRVPRENLLGKEGMGFIVAMKTLDKARPGVGAQAVGVAQGALDRAVEYATVRKQFGQPISSFQAVGHMLADMATQVEAARALVYSVARMIDSGCKSYSKESAMAKLFASDVAMRVATDALQVFGGYGYMRDYPMEKIMRDAKITQIYEGTNQIQRNVIAQELVKESRSRGQKGR; this is translated from the coding sequence TTGGATTACTCTCTCACTGAAGAGCAGGAGATGGTACGCGACCTGGCCCGGCGAGTAGCCAGGGAGAAGGTCCTGGAGAAGGCCGCCGAGCTTGACGAAAGAGAGGAATTCCCCTGGGACCTCCTGAGGGAGATGGCCTCTAGTGACCTGTTCGCCGTCTCCATGCCTGAGGAGTACGGGGGTATGGGCGGCGGCGTCTTTGATCTGTGCCTGGTGATGGAGGAGATCAGCTGGGCCTGTTCCGCCGTGGCTGTGTCCTACGCCGCTTCATGGCTGGGCTCAGCCCCTATTCTCATCGCTGGCTCTGATGAGCAGAAGCAGAAGTACCTTCCGGGCTTGGCCACCGGCCAGAGGCTGGCCGCCTTCGCCTTGACCGAACCTGAGGCGGGCAGCGATGCCGGGGGCATCCAGACCGTGGCCGCCAGGGATGGGGACGATTACGTCTTGAACGGCACGAAGCAGTGGATAACCAATGGCGGGGAGGCCGAGGTCTACACGGTTATCGCCCTGACGGATCCCAAGAAGGGGCCCCGCGGGGCCAGCGCCTTCATTGTGGAGAAGGGGACGCCGGGCTTCACCTTCGGCAAGAAAGAGAAGAAGATGGGCATCAGGGCCTCCGCCACCCGGGAGATGGCATTTCAGGACTGCCGGGTCCCCCGGGAGAACCTCCTGGGCAAAGAGGGCATGGGCTTCATAGTTGCCATGAAGACCCTGGACAAGGCACGGCCCGGGGTTGGGGCTCAGGCCGTGGGGGTTGCCCAGGGCGCCTTGGACCGGGCGGTGGAATACGCCACGGTCAGAAAGCAGTTTGGCCAGCCCATATCCAGTTTCCAGGCTGTAGGCCACATGCTGGCAGACATGGCCACGCAGGTGGAAGCGGCCCGCGCCCTGGTATATAGCGTCGCCAGGATGATAGACTCCGGGTGTAAGTCCTATTCCAAGGAATCCGCCATGGCCAAGCTCTTCGCCTCGGATGTGGCCATGAGGGTCGCCACCGACGCCCTCCAGGTGTTTGGCGGCTACGGCTACATGCGAGACTATCCAATGGAGAAGATCATGCGGGACGCCAAGATAACCCAAATATATGAAGGCACAAACCAGATCCAGAGGAACGTGATAGCTCAGGAACTGGTCAAGGAGTCCAGATCCAGGGGTCAAAAGGGGAGGTAA